A genomic segment from Zygotorulaspora mrakii chromosome 1, complete sequence encodes:
- the TFC1 gene encoding transcription factor TFIIIC subunit TFC1 (similar to Saccharomyces cerevisiae TFC1 (YBR123C); ancestral locus Anc_3.384), producing the protein MDSSEDAELVQLSTLPGTSTAVAKEYTLDIPRIPSVELPLNISENQASVLKAINMCGGIDKIKEALNEYGETTDSQKGLELYMNESQDNLDYFNEHPIIGKKVPNRDESIVLKIQMPKGTLANHAGNVQKALASLDSRDVRINPVAIINNTIKFREMSDFQIRLDNAPSANEFKDSFGTLDWDSFKKYVNSVPDNDPRPFENISNLVMDRNSVVPSSDFQLPPPPRLSMVSFPLLYRYKTNPFATKKSSGAVEVKGTYIKNHQQFVHEMGDDIKIPTKPHELVAKDYEVAQKNLVWPGTKKESKFFELLQRCLETLHKLFDARPVWVKKHIDGIVDQEVHHTLKIALALISYRFTVGPWRNTYIKLGLDPRSSSEYAKYQTEYFKIERKLLLSSTIRKNIPSPPPAVFNSNNPGDIDSRFKFNGKQIPWYLMLQIDLLVEEPAIKEVYEKAEYLTKANELTGWFTELDLAKIRKIVKYELGCMVQGNYKFNQYKLKYFKTMLYVKESMMKAQGKDADGYIDISGSDTTKKESGQRFAREDSNVEDEDEDNGVETGEVDDTVLEAEEADDDLRVEVNSDDEGDDIADDSFDVRSATFQEIIKQIAKCDPEKANVLQKTLNGFISESSL; encoded by the coding sequence ATGGACTCTTCTGAGGATGCTGAACTTGTGCAGCTGTCCACCCTACCAGGCACCTCAACAGCTGTGGCCAAGGAATATACGCTGGATATTCCACGAATACCGAGTGTCGAATTACCATTAAACATATCCGAAAACCAAGCAAGTGTGTTGAAGGCAATTAACATGTGCGGTGGTATTGATAAGATCAAGGAAGCTCTCAATGAGTATGGTGAGACGACTGACTCTCAAAAAGGCTTGGAGCTTTACATGAATGAAAGTCAAGATAATTTAGATTATTTTAATGAACACCCCATTATAGGTAAAAAAGTTCCCAACAGAGATGAATCTATTGTTTTAAAAATACAAATGCCTAAAGGAACATTGGCAAACCATGCAGGCAATGTGCAGAAAGCTTTAGCATCTCTCGATAGTCGTGACGTTCGTATAAATCCTGTTGCGATTATTAATAATACTATCAAATTTAGAGAAATGTCTGACTTTCAAATACGGCTTGATAATGCACCTTCTGCTAATGAATTTAAGGATAGTTTCGGAACTCTGGATTGGGatagtttcaaaaaatacgTTAATTCCGTTCCTGATAATGATCCTAGAccctttgaaaatatcagtAATTTAGTGATGGACCGCAATTCAGTTGTCCCAAGTTCAGACTTTCAGTTGCCCCCACCCCCTCGGCTTTCAATGGTTAGTTTCCCGTTGTTGTATAGGTACAAGACTAATCCATTTGCTACCAAGAAATCCAGTGGAGCTGTTGAGGTCAAAGGTACATACataaaaaatcatcaacaGTTTGTACACGAAATGGGCGACGATATAAAAATTCCGACGAAGCCCCACGAGCTTGTCGCCAAGGATTATGAAGTAGCGCAGAAGAACTTAGTGTGGCCAGGGACAAAAAAGGAGtcgaaattttttgaattattaCAGAGGTGTCTGGAGACTTTGCATAAACTCTTCGATGCTAGGCCTGTATGGGTAAAAAAGCATATTGATGGAATTGTTGATCAAGAGGTACATCACACACTCAAAATTGCGTTGGCATTAATATCTTATAGATTCACTGTAGGGCCATGGAGGAATACATATATAAAACTGGGCCTGGATCCACGTAGCTCCTCAGAGTACgcaaaatatcaaactgAGTATTTTAagattgaaagaaaacttttACTCTCATCAACCATTCGAAAAAATATACCAAGCCCACCCCCGGCTGTGTTCAACTCAAATAACCCAGGTGATATCGATAGTcgtttcaaattcaatggCAAGCAAATTCCCTGGTATTTAATGCTTCAAATAGATTTGCTCGTTGAAGAACCGGCTATAAAGGAGGTATACGAAAAAGCCGAGTATTTAACCAAAGCCAATGAACTTACTGGCTGGTTTACAGAGTTAGATTTAGCGAAAATACGAAAAATAGTAAAGTATGAGTTAGGATGTATGGTTCAGGGAAATTACAAGTTCAACCAATACAAActtaaatatttcaaaacaatgCTTTATGTGAAAGAatcgatgatgaaagctCAAGGAAAGGATGCCGACGGATATATAGACATTAGCGGTTCTGACACAACCAAAAAAGAGTCTGGTCAACGTTTCGCTCGGGAAGATAGTAATGTTGAggatgaggatgaagataatGGTGTAGAGACGGGTGAGGTTGACGACACTGTTTTAGAAGCTGAGGAAGCGGATGATGATCTTCGAGTAGAGGTGAATTCAGATGACGAAGGCGACGATATTGCAGATGACAGCTTTGATGTCCGATCAGCCACCTTCCAAGAAATTATCAAGCAAATTGCTAAATGCGATCCAGAGAAAGCAAACGTCCTCCAGAAAACGCTTAATGGCTTTATCAGCGAAAGTAGCCTGTAA
- the MRPL36 gene encoding mitochondrial 54S ribosomal protein bL31m (similar to Saccharomyces cerevisiae MRPL36 (YBR122C); ancestral locus Anc_3.383): MIRTLISIRRASTGAYKGASQISIPRRPLKKIRLGKARPAIYHQFDVHVELSDGSVIVRKSQFPKDQIRLIQDQRNNPLWNPSRDDLVIVDATAGGSLDKFKQRYSSIFSIEEDPKTPDNETAMKTKSEIPSKGEENAEIATEDTALEIDDYLSLLDDSSKQISTGKLATKKKPKK, from the coding sequence ATGATAAGAACATTAATCTCGATAAGGAGGGCCTCTACTGGCGCGTACAAAGGTGCCAGTCAGATCTCTATACCCAGAAGGCCTTTAAAAAAGATACGTCTCGGGAAGGCAAGACCTGCGATTTACCACCAGTTTGACGTACATGTAGAATTAAGCGATGGTAGCGTGATAGTGAGAAAGTCGCAATTTCCTAAAGACCAAATCAGACTAATTCAGGATCAAAGGAATAATCCTCTCTGGAACCCAAGTAGAGATGACTTGGTGATTGTAGATGCCACTGCGGGTGGCAGTCTGGATAAGTTCAAGCAAAGGTACAGCTCTATATTCTCTATAGAGGAAGATCCGAAGACTCCTGATAATGAAACTGCCATGAAGACAAAATCCGAAATACCAAGTAAAGGAGAGGAAAATGCAGAAATCGCTACTGAAGACACAGCATTAGAGATAGATGACTATTTGTCTTTACTCGATGATAGCTCCAAACAAATCAGTACAGGTAAGCTGGcaacaaagaagaaaccAAAGAAATAG
- the DIB1 gene encoding U4/U6-U5 snRNP complex subunit DIB1 (similar to Saccharomyces cerevisiae DIB1 (YPR082C); ancestral locus Anc_3.382) — protein sequence MTSKNGHDVFFLISTCICVHDRTDTYIPVATKSMGSVFLPHLHTGWHVDQAIVTETERIVVIRFGRDWDKQCMIMDELLYSIAEKVKNFAAIYLCDIDEVPDFNEMYELQDPLTVMFFYQNKHMMCDFGTGNNNKMNFLVDDKQEMIDILETIFRGARKNKGLVISPYDYNHKRV from the coding sequence ATGACATCTAAGAACGGGCACgatgtttttttcctcatcagCACTTGTATTTGTGTGCATGATCGCACAGATACATATATACCAGTGGCGACGAAAAGCATGGGTAGTGTATTTTTACCTCATTTGCATACTGGTTGGCATGTCGATCAAGCAATAGTGACGGAAACGGAACGGATAGTCGTTATAAGGTTTGGTCGTGACTGGGATAAACAGTGCATGATAATGGACGAACTACTATATTCAATAGCGGAAAAAGTCAAGAATTTTGCTGCTATCTATTTATGTGACATTGACGAAGTTCCGGACTTTAATGAAATGTATGAGTTGCAGGATCCACTCACAGTCATGTTCTTTTATCAGAATAAGCATATGATGTGCGATTTTGGAACAGGCAATAATAATaagatgaattttttggtagACGATAAGCAAGAAATGATAGATATACTGGAGACTATATTCAGAGGTGCAAGAAAGAACAAGGGTTTAGTAATTTCCCCCTACGATTATAACCACAAGCGGGTGTAA
- the TPS1 gene encoding alpha,alpha-trehalose-phosphate synthase (UDP-forming) TPS1 (similar to Saccharomyces cerevisiae TPS1 (YBR126C); ancestral locus Anc_3.386), translating into MNSEETTQIEKDKASPGNIIVVSNRLPVTINKNAETGQYEYKMSSGGLVTALQGLKKTSTFQWYGWPGLEIPDHEKEVVKKDLLEKFNAVPIFLTDEIADLHYNGFSNSILWPLFHYHPGEINFDENAWLAYNEANLTFAKEICKNVHDNDVIWVHDYHLMLLPEMIRDHLTQSKKLQNVKLGWFLHTPFPSSEIYRILPVRQEILKGVLSCNLIGFHTYDYARHFLSAVQRVLNVNTLPNGVEYQGRFVNVGAFPIGIDVDTFTEGLKQEKVKKRIQELKQTFKGCKIIVGVDRLDYIKGVPQKLHAIEVFLNEHPEWIGKVVLVQVAVPSRGDVEEYQYLRLVVNELVGRINGQFGTVEFVPIHFMHKSIPFEELISLYAASDVCLVSSTRDGMNLVSYEYIACQEEKKGTLILSEFTGAAQSLNGALIVNPWNTDELSDAINEALTLPDEKKDANWEKLYKYISKYTSAFWGESFVHELFSASNESK; encoded by the coding sequence ATGAATTCCGAAGAAACTAcacaaattgaaaaggacAAGGCTTCGCCAGGTAATATTATCGTTGTCTCGAACAGATTACCTGTCACAATTAATAAAAATGCTGAGACAGGTCAATATGAATACAAGATGTCATCGGGGGGGCTTGTGACCGCTCTACAGGGGCTAAAAAAGACGTCaacttttcaatggtaCGGTTGGCCAGGTTTGGAGATTCCAGATCATGAAAAGGAGGTTGTCAAAAAAGACCTGTTGGAGAAATTCAATGCGGTGCCAATTTTTCTGACAGACGAAATAGCAGATTTGCACTATAACGGATTTAGCAATTCTATATTGTGGCCGCTCTTTCACTACCATCCCGGTGAAattaattttgatgaaaacgCTTGGTTAGCGTATAACGAAGCTAATTTAACTTTTGCGAAGGAAATTTGCAAGAACGTTCATGATAACGATGTTATATGGGTTCACGATTATCATTTGATGTTGTTACCTGAGATGATTAGAGACCATCTTACTCAATCgaaaaaattacaaaatgTCAAGCTTGGTTGGTTTTTGCATACGCCTTTCCCATCAAGTGAAATTTATAGAATTTTGCCTGTGAgacaagaaattttgaaaggtGTGTTGAGTTGTAACTTAATTGGATTTCATACATATGATTATGCGAGACATTTTCTATCAGCGGTTCAAAGGGTTCTTAACGTGAATACGTTACCTAATGGTGTTGAGTATCAAGGTAGATTTGTTAATGTGGGTGCTTTCCCCATTGGTATAGACGTTGATACGTTCACAGAAGGTTTGAAACAGGAAAAggtgaagaaaagaatccaGGAGTTAAAGCAAACTTTCAAAGGCTGTAAAATTATTGTTGGTGTGGATAGATTGGATTATATTAAAGGTGTTCCACAAAAATTGCACGCAATTGAAGTTTTTCTAAACGAACATCCTGAATGGATAGGTAAAGTTGTACTGGTTCAAGTAGCAGTTCCAAGTCGTGGTGACGTGGaagaatatcaatatttaaGGCTTGTTGTAAATGAATTGGTTGGTAGAATCAATGGTCAATTTGGTACTGTTGAATTCGTTCCGATTCATTTCATGCATAAAAGTATTCCATTTGAGgaattgatttcattgtATGCTGCAAGTGATGTTTGTTTAGTCTCTTCTACTCGTGATGGTATGAATTTGGTCTCTTATGAATACATCGCTTgtcaagaagaaaaaaagggaACTTTAATATTAAGTGAGTTTACAGGCGCTGCTCAATCTTTAAATGGTGCTCTAATTGTTAACCCATGGAACACCGATGAACTCTCGGATGCCATTAACGAGGCTTTGACCTTACCagatgagaaaaaagatgcgAACTGGGAAAAGCTTTACAAGTACATTTCAAAGTACACATCGGCCTTCTGGGGTGAAAGTTTCGTTCATGAGCTGTTTAGTGCTTCAAATGAATCAAAATGA
- the PTC4 gene encoding type 2C protein phosphatase PTC4 (similar to Saccharomyces cerevisiae PTC4 (YBR125C); ancestral locus Anc_3.385) — MGQLLSHPLTEKYLEYNDYKHVSQDQTSNITSADGNLVPHFYNCVGSMQGYRLTQEDAHLVLNEDKAIHVKFYDPFKNKMEQLKLSIFSLFDGHGGADCSNFLSGGHQHSAKKGIARWIAYSFERHQYGAYLDNDSDSLRPPNSKRAFRTLQGLITQVIKDAFMLQDQELYQHFANSSCGSTAVVAIIINNEFLYVANCGDSRCILSSKNLGIKTMSYDHKPQHIGELLRINDNGGTVSLGRVGGVLALSRAFSDFQFKRGVNYGKNKGHHQNAGIPPQEAQVTAEPDVLMHKIDFTKDEFLVLGCDGIWDIYSNKQLVQFIKYHLTLGVNLPGIITKLLDHGIAQANSNTGVGFDNMTAILVVLNNGGESLQDWYTKMKVRLERERGLQ; from the coding sequence ATGGGTCAACTACTTTCTCACCCGTTAACGGAAAAATATCTGGAATATAACGACTATAAACATGTTTCACAGGATCAGACTTCCAATATAACTTCTGCTGATGGTAATTTGGTACCACACTTCTACAATTGTGTAGGATCTATGCAAGGTTATAGGCTAACGCAAGAGGATGCACATCTTGTGTTAAACGAGGATAAGGCCATTCACGTTAAATTTTATGATCCTTTCAAGAATAAGATGGAGCAATTGAAACTTAGTATATTTTCCTTATTTGATGGTCACGGTGGTGCAGAttgttcaaattttctcaGCGGGGGGCATCAACACAGCGCTAAAAAGGGTATTGCAAGATGGATAGCGTACAGCTTTGAAAGACACCAATATGGAGCCTATCTTGACAATGATAGTGATTCTTTGAGGCCTCCAAACTCGAAGAGAGCGTTCAGAACTTTACAAGGGCTTATAACGCAAGTTATTAAAGATGCATTTATGTTGCAAGATCAAGAGCTATATCAGCATTTTGCAAACAGTTCGTGTGGCTCAACAGCTGTAGTTGCGATTATTATTAATAACGAATTTTTATATGTGGCGAATTGCGGTGATTCCAGATGCATTCTTTCGTCGAAAAATTTAGGAATTAAAACGATGTCATACGATCATAAACCTCAACATATAGGTGAATTATTAAGAATAAACGATAATGGCGGTACAGTTTCTTTAGGTAGAGTTGGTGGAGTCTTGGCATTAAGTCGAGCTTTCAGCGATttccaattcaaaagaggGGTGAATTATGGTAAAAACAAGGGTCATCATCAGAATGCGGGTATTCCTCCTCAAGAAGCACAAGTGACCGCTGAGCCTGACGTGTTAATGCATAAGATCGATTTCACGAAGGATGAGTTTTTAGTACTAGGATGCGATGGTATATGGGATATCTACAGTAATAAACAACTGGTACAGTTTATTAAGTATCACTTAACCTTGGGAGTAAATTTACCTGGTATTATTACCAAATTGTTAGATCACGGAATAGCGCAAGCTAATAGCAATACTGGTGTCGGTTTCGATAATATGACAGCAATATTGGTTGTTCTAAATAATGGTGGAGAGAGTCTACAAGATTGGTACACAAAGATGAAAGTTCGTCTTGAACGCGAACGGGGTCTTCAATAA